The following are from one region of the Hyla sarda isolate aHylSar1 chromosome 6, aHylSar1.hap1, whole genome shotgun sequence genome:
- the LOC130277121 gene encoding uncharacterized protein LOC130277121, whose amino-acid sequence MSDDQLSPPNGGLTHSSQDHILAPSELLQQMVSTSVQSALASAMSSVNDSISKSVSMALSRQHREGPASSDTPLVASHIQSQASSLLRPGKSDRKRRYCSDLDTHLTNTPTIGGGSKLTKTSVPPEDTNVSAQNPTDGDDVPGGTSRSSRRNKPDSFVEDSDGTSDSGDDDLYELEDEDLEGNASRSPPHGSADTSAPGAILDSMGIPFFSPENIKHPRSGEWTPMSQVADYVSAWLRKSLDGRNRNKLRAECPRPSLPNNVATTPELDPILVRYLVKTGKNPKKGIDKSFKTVQDKLLDVLGPMTKILQLAEHAVASGEVIDADILRGWALRAVCLLGNANTAASTERRRSILMRLDPQLTHLATDEPGPPADGLLFGEAFLKNINKYVGLFSGLDKAQSSLKKVGANKVFPRAGRGRGRPSGRATNYRPYNRGHYMPDRQYYTPVPQPPQPSTPFFPPRGRPWRARGASRGYPRSRGTGY is encoded by the exons ATGTCTGATGATCAGCTATCTCCACCTAATGGTGGGCTGACTCATTCATCTCAGGACCATATCCTAGCCCCTTCTGAATTATTGCAACAGATGGTGTCTACATCGGTCCAATCCGCCCTGGCCTCCGCCATGTCATCTGTCAATGACAGCATATCAAAATCTGTTTCCATGGCGTTGTCACGGCAACACCGGGAAGGGCCGGCCTCTTCAGATACCCCCTTGGTCGCCTCCCACATACAATCCCAGGCTTCCAGCCTACTAAGACCCGGCAAGTCGGACCGGAAGAGACGCTATTGCTCCGACTTAGATACCCACCTTACCAATACACCTACTATTGGAGGTGGTTCTAAACTAACTAAGACCTCAGTGCCTCCTGAGGATACCAATGTGAGTGCTCAGAACCCCACAGATGGGGATGACGTGCCCGGTGGAACCTCTCGGTCCTCCAGGCGTAATAAACCCGACTCTTTTGTTGAAGATTCAGATGGCACCTCAGACTCTGGGGATGATGATTTATATGAGTTGGAGGACGAGGATCTGGAAGGGAACGCGAGTCGTTCTCCTCCACATGGCTCCGCTGACACAAGCGCCCCCGGGGCGATCTTGGATTCCATGGGAATTCCATTCTTCAGCCCGGAGAATATCAAACACCCCCGTTCGGGGGAGTGGACGCCCATGTCACAGGTGGCTGATTATGTTTCGGCTTGGCTGCGCAAATCTTTAGATGGTCGCAACCGCAATAAACTGAGGGCGGAGTGTCCACGACCGTCACTGCCCAATAATGTCGCCACGACGCCAGAGTTGGACCCCATTCTGGTGCGCTATCTGGTTAAGACCGGTAAAAACCCTAAAAAGGGTATTGACAAATCTTTCAAAACTGTTCAGGACAAATTGTTGGATGTCCTTGGGCCTATGACTAAGATTTTACAATTGGCCGAACATGCTGTCGCTTCAGGTGAAGTAATTGATGCAGACATTTTACGGGGCTGGGCATTACGAGCAGTTTGCTTGCTCGGCAATGCAAACACTGCGGCGTCTACGGAACGCCGGAGATCCATCCTTATGCGGCTGGATCCCCAACTTACTCACCTGGCTACCGACGAACCTGGTCCGCCAGCGGACGGTTTACTATTCGGGGAGGCCTttcttaaaaatataaataagtatGTTGGCCTTTTCTCGGGCCTTGACAAAGCCCAATCCTCTTTAAAAAAGGTGGGCGCTAACAAGGTTTTCCCCAGGGCTGGAAGGGGTAGGGGTCGCCCTTCTGGCCGTGCCACCAACTATAGACCCTATAACAGGGGCCACTACATGCCTGACAGACAATATTACACACCAGTTCCCCAGCCACCACAGCCCTCGACTCCATTCTTTCCGCCTAGAGGACGTCCGTGGAGAGCGAGGGGTGCCAGCCGCGGATACCCAAGATCCAGGGGCACAG GATATTGA